The proteins below come from a single Malus domestica chromosome 03, GDT2T_hap1 genomic window:
- the LOC139194652 gene encoding uncharacterized protein, giving the protein MANLAKLDFAALDITGKNYLTWVLDTKIHMEAANLGDTIRKESSSSSQDRAKAMIFIRHHLDEALKSEITSQMKLCGDTITEEMLLEKTFNTFHAFNVLLQQYYRARGFTKYNQLISVLLVAEQNNELLMKNHNSQPTRSAPFPEVNTTSLEINTISSRGNNYKRERDHKRGRWNGKCKNHGVQFHNQVPRHNPGPSFKNANRQKGKAHMNTPRNPEGVCHRCGGNGHWARTCRTPKHLVDLYRASFKEKGVEINFFDQAQPMETPNPVTNLSGQLNTTHLDATYFINERGNEVYRSD; this is encoded by the exons atggcaaacttggcaaagcttgattttgctgccctggacattactgggaagaattaccttacctgggtactggataccaagatccatatGGAAGCAgcgaatcttggagataccatcaggAAAGAGAGCagctcatcctctcaagatcgggcgaaggccatgatttttattcgtcaccatcttgatgaggcactaaagagcga aattacctctcagatgaagctctgtggggatactattactgaggaaatgttattggaaaagactttcaaCACATTTCATGCCTTTAACGTGCTCCTACAACAATACTATAGAGCGCGAGGCTTCACTaaatacaaccagctgatatctgtactcctggtagctgaacagaataatgagctcctgatgaaaaaccataattcccaACCTACTAGATCAGCACCGTTCCCAGAAGTGAATACTACTTCCCTTGAAATCAATACCATATCCTCCCGTGGTAATAATTACAAACGAGAACGTGACCACAAGCGAGGCCGGTGGAACGGGAAAtgcaagaaccatggtgtccagtttcacaaccaggttccaaggcATAATCCAGGCCCAAGCTTTAAAAATGCAAATCGCCAGAAAGGAAAAGCTCATATGAACACTCCTAGAAATCCTGAAGGAgtttgccataggtgtggtggcaacggACATTGGGCGCGTACTTGTCGCACTCCAAAGCATCTAGTGGATCTGTATCGAGCCTCCttcaaggagaagggtgtcgagatcAATTTCTTTGACCAAGCTCAACCAATGGAAACACCTAATCCAGTGACCAATTTATCAGGACAGTTAAACACAACCCACCTGGATGCTACATACTTTATTaatgaaagagggaatgaagtttataggtccgattga